The sequence TGGTATTCGTTAATTGGTCGTCCTCtcaaaagagaagaaaagaacaaGAATATTTCTTGGGCATTCTAGAGAAAATTTAAACTATACGCCTAAATTAATCGGAAATGAAATTTTCAGAATCTCATCTTTGGTTTTCTTTGATTAAATTATCCATTTTATtgtcatatatttattttttatatcagtAGCGATTGGTTTTGTTTGAAAATGTTAATGTGtgttatataataataatgataataatatgttacAATGAATTCTTATAAGTTCATAAGAATAATAACCAAGAGATCTCatttccttctttttttttccaatGAATTTTTTGGGGCAAATTTTTCATCATCTTTATTAGGATTTTGTGTTTTTCAAAAACCTATCATAATATACTTTCTTTTCCCCCTAAAACATGGCAGCAGATTTTTGTAGTCGTCCAAAGTTAGCATACACCTTAGGGTACATGGAATCAAactatatgtatgtgtgtgtggtTTTAAAACATAcgaggatttatttattttattttatttttgggtgGCCGCTGAATACAATTTGCTCGAATTTGTGGGGTGCATGCCATCGCTAAAGAGCACAATGGTTAGATTAAATCCTAATAAAATAAAGATGTGTATTGATTAGGACCTTGCATATACAATTTACCCTAATTCCTAACTCTCTCGTTCGAGTGATTGATTTTGAAGTGTAGTTCACTAAATGCAAGTTAGCAAAGCCAATAACTTACTCCactttatataataaatttcaaaGAGAAAAtgctgaaaggaaaaataaacATTAGAAATTTAGAATTATAATTTGTTCAACTGTTTTAAGTGAACAAATTCGTTTGATACGAAAGATGTGATTTAAAATCCCTATATCCTCCCGTGTTTGGCTCAAATTTTACATTACTCCGAGTTAAAAATAGTTATGTTATGCTTATCTTTCAATTATGAGTGCAGATGAAAACCATAAACCAATAGCCTCTTTCATGGCAAAGATGCATAGCAAAGCCATTAACTATCAAGGATGCAAATAGTACAATGAAAAATCTTGATGATTGATAAATGAGAAGGATGATGAACTTCGACTGATGTGCTTCAATCACATTAATTTGGTATTAATCAACAGGAAATTAACAAAAGATGCTATCCTTAATTTGTTACCTAAAGATAAGAGAGAAGATAAATGAAGTTATTCAGAAAATTAAAGGAAATGAAAACTTAGTAAACATGTACGCTAATTTGATGGCATAGTCTGTTTTTGGAGTCCATTCCATCTGTCTTTGCCTAGTGGATTTCCAATGTTGCAAGAGTTTTCTCATATATACAACTATAATAAGTTGTTGAATGATTCCAAATCAACACTTTGATAGGCTATATCGGAGCCCATTCCATCTGGTTTTCACCCCGTAAAGGCTCACTAGCATAAGGATTTAGTAACCTGGGTGGGAGAAGTAAAGGCTTACCAATAAACGTTAAAAGTCAGACCAAATAAAATAGAATAGATAAACGTCGGGATAGTGAGGTTTAGTTCTAATCGACCATTCAATCACTTCTGCCTTCGATGGAGAGCAAACTTTCTAGTCTCGTTCGTCGATTGTGTCGGAAACTTGGGAGCTATTTCATTCTAGGTTTCATAAGTGGCTAAAAAGATGTTATGGAAGTGGATCTTGTAAGTTGCAAGCTAtagtttatatatatcattACAATTGGAATTCTTCCGAAGTGTAAGACTGTATAGCAAAGAGACTCTCTCGAGCGACCTATGCATACAAATGCTAAACCGTCAAGATCAAAACGGTTCTCATTTCTTGTACACACATCTTCCATGCATTTCTGTTTTCTGATGATAAAGTTCATGCACTCTTATGTTCGACAATATAGTGGTTTTACGCTAAGCTACCACAAGTTCGACCATTGTATCATGGGAAACATAACGTCCATCTTAAACCTCAAATGCTTCGCCActaaaacatggaaaaatcagGACATCCGTAATGAATATCAAGGCACTTTCTGCAAGACCGAATCTAGTTTAATCCGTCCAATGGCTACGATTGATGCTTTATCGATTTTAATCCGCACTCTACGTTTTCATATATTCCCTCTTTAACAGATTGTCGTTTAAAAGGAGCTTATAAAATAGTTACCGTTGTTCTGAGTGATTCTTGTATCTGCAGACGCAACACATATTGTGATAGCTTGATTGAAGTAAAACTAACCAGGAACTTGATAGTCAGTACATGGATTTTGTAAAGAGTAGtcgattttcgaaaattctaaagttggtgaaggatttggagttttgatgtaGAACAGAGATTTGGTGCAAACAGGAAACATCATAAAATCCACAATCATGCAGAATTTAAATCATTCTAGTTTTCCTATATATCACGGGTTTATGCAGTGACATACCACGGGGCATTAACATACTATCATGTATCAACAAGTTGGATAGTGTGTACTTATCACAGACTATATACGTGAAAATGTGTCAACAATTTAGCTACAATTTAACAGAGATTAGCCATAGAGCTGATATGACACGTACACTTAATCGTGGCTTCAAATAACAATACACAAGCTCAGAATATAATGTATAAATCCGAAAAATTATGGCAGAAAACTCACACGAAAATGTGTTGCCGCCAAAAACTTTTAGATTCATTTCCCAGAATAGCCTACTTATTCGACAAGCCCGCCCTTCATGCAAGATATGATGATGTGTGGCTTTGTCACATTACATACAACATAAtcaaagttttttaaaatgaatttgATATTAGAGTGCATCAAATATAATTAAGCATTTTGGAGAAACAAACAAGTGTGGCTTTTCTACACGTtacttttcaaaatttcagaacAAAAATGCACCGGCTTAACTCACTTGAGCACGCTTATCCGAAGATATTGAATCGTTGGTATGTTGATCAGGTTGGGTGGTGCTTTTCAACTTTTCGGTTTTTTCAACTTCAGCTTGCTCAAGTAAAGCCCGTGATTGCATTGCCTTCATCATCTCCTTCATTGTCTTTTCCTCTCCTTCAAGCTGAGTTTTCATTAGCATCTCTGCTTCCTTGTCAATTGGCTTGAAGTACTCCTCAATGGCTGCCTCCTGTGTGCAATCATCAACTATTATTgttcaacaactaaaaaataACTCTGAAGAAATTGGGAAACAAACAAATAATAAGCACAAGCTGtgctaaaaaaaaaagagaagaaacaaaTAGAAGGATTACACCAAGGAATTTGAGGAGTTATCCATACTGCAATCAATTTTTGTAGTATGGAATATAAAAGCCTACTTCAAAGATTTAATgttgctaaattttttttatttttttttaaaacccatGGTTCTCTTTAAAATTATGAATCAAACTTACAAGTCTTGaatcatattaataaaaaaaaaatattagtagTTAGTACAAAGAAAGCTGTTATGAAGGTACAATGAGTTCTAAagttaataaaatatatgaacAAAATGATGTTTGCCTCTGACCTAAGACCGTCAAATGCGTAGGTCCGTAGGAAGAGAATGCCTAGgcattaaaattatattaatcaaCGTGTGAAACAGATATTATGAATTGATCTGTTGGAGCCAAACCATAGTTGTTAAAATCGCAAAGGGGTCCTGGAGCTGAGAAGAAAGGAGAGGCGTGCACATCACCAAAGCAACATGCACTAAATTACCACTATTATATGACAAAACACTACAAAAGTATATTATATCACAAAAAATATTATCTAGTACTGCAGACTACTGCTATTTTATGGTAAAGTGCATATATTTTTAGAATGCAGTTAGAACAATAATTTCCGTGTTACTTTTATTTTCTAATCTAGAtgattgagattttatttttagtatgttGTGTGTAGTTAAAAAATCGGGTACTGCTAGcagttttttcttttctttactttttttttacCCAAAGTGTAGGGATTTTCTCTACTAATTTGTCCAAGGCAAATTGACAATTTAGACCCTAGTTTACAGTtgttatctatctatctatatatgTAATTTTCGAATATTTTTACGAAATagaacatcaattaaattttcTTAAATTGTAAAAGGGAAAATATATGACTTTCCTTAGGCCCATTTATTTTCTTCTCTGGTTTGGTaaacttttcttttctcttatcttaaaacttaaaacagaaaagaaagggaaaaaaaatgaGGCACGTGCCTAGGTATATTATACACCCAGGCATAGAGGGGTCGCCTGGTGGCGCCTCTTGCCTTAAAGCGAGAGGCGCTCGCCTTTAATAACACTGAGCCGAACAAATCCACAAATAATGAGGTTATGGCGGTGGATAGAGAACTGAAAGAAACTCATTTAGTTCATTAATAAATTGGATGCCAACCTATAAGGACCTAAGTCAAAATATAACATATCGGCATCAAAATTGGGTCGTTAAGCTATACTTTTAACATATGGGTAGAATGATATCTTATATTCCGAATGCAACCGCATTTCATAAGCTTTTGTTTTTAGTGTCGGTTAAACGATTGCAAATTCCAATCACCATCATTTGCAACCCTCTCCCCCAAACAATATACATGCTTAAGCCAAACTGCATTTAGGAAGTCGCAAAATACGATTCCTTTTCAGCACAACACCACCTTCATAGCTAAAAATGCCATACATGCCAACAACACGAAAGCTGTGAAGCCATGATGATGCGAACAGACTACACAGAAGGCCTGCTCCACCTCAAACGAGCGCTAATAACTATCACCATGGTTCAAATCT comes from Henckelia pumila isolate YLH828 chromosome 4, ASM3356847v2, whole genome shotgun sequence and encodes:
- the LOC140865862 gene encoding uncharacterized protein, which codes for MDKLLEFGRKAMFYVRVLSGYEERRIRSYRLQLQQRLQKAEEKKAAIQKVPEQIILSEVRQMVRDMQSMNKKLEETEAAIEEYFKPIDKEAEMLMKTQLEGEEKTMKEMMKAMQSRALLEQAEVEKTEKLKSTTQPDQHTNDSISSDKRAQVS